One Cupriavidus pauculus genomic window, TGCCACATTGGAATCGGCCCGGTGCCGATGGGGCGCCGGACGCGCAGTCATTGCAGTCAATTCCCTGGAGAGTGAAATGAGCATCCGCGACACGCTTCCCAATGGTCCGCTAGGCTTCGGCGCCGCGCCGCTCGGCAACATGTTTCGCCAGATTCCGGACGCCGAGGCCGAGGCGACCGTCGATGCGGCATGGGATCTGGGCACACGCTATTTCGATTCGGCACCGTTCTATGGCGCGGGACTATCGGAGATTCGCCTCGGCAAGGTGCTGTCGAAGCACAAGCGGGACGATTACGTGCTGAGCACCAAGGTGGGCCGGCTGATCCTCGACGAGATCGAGACCGGCAAGCGCGAGTTCGGCGAGAAGGGCGGCCTGTTCGAACATGGGCGACCCAACAAGATCGTCTACGACTACACCGAGCGCGGCGCCATGCAGTCCATCGAGGACAGCCTGAAACGGATGGGTGTCGATCGGCTCGACTATGTGTGGATCCACGATATCGCCAAGGATTTCCATGGCGATGCCTGGCTGCAGCAGTTCGAGACGGCACGCACGGGTGCGTTCCGCGCGCTCAGCCGGCTGCAGGAGCAGGGCGTGATCAAGGCCTGGGGCCTCGGCGTCAATCGCGTCGAACCCTGCGAGCTGGCCGTCGATCTCGACGAGCACTGCCCGACGGCGCTGCTCGTGGCCGGGCGCTATTCGCTGCTCGATCATGCCTCGGCGTTGCAGCGCCTGATGCCGCTCTGCGAGAAGAAGCACGTCGAGGTCGTGGTCGGCGGACCCTATAGCTCGGGCGTCCTCGCGGGCGGCACCCATTTCGAATACCAGAAGGCGTCGCCCGAGATCCTGGCAAAGGTCGAGCGCATTCGCGCGCTTGCGGACAAGCACAAGGTGCCCATCAAGGCGGCCGCGCTGCAGTTCTCGCTCGCGCATCCGGCGTCGGTCGCGGTGATTCCCGGCGCGAGCAAGCCCGAGCGCATCGCGGAGGACCATGCGGCGCTGAAGGCATCCATTCCCGCCGAATTCTGGCGCGATCTGCGCGCGCAGGGGCTGGTGTCGCCCGAGGCGCCGCTGCCGACCGATCGCTGATGGGCCCGCAGCAGGAGAGATGACATGGCAACAGCATCCACGAGCATCGAGGTCGCCGTCGCGCCCGATACCGTCTGGAACCTGATCGGCGGATTCGATTCGCTGCCCGACTGGCTTCCCTATATCCCGAAGAGCGAGCTGTCGGAGGGCGGGCGCGTGCGCCACCTCGCCAATCCGAACGGCGAGGCGATCGTCGAACGGCTGATGGCGTTCGACCAGAACCAGCGCAGCTACAGCTACGCGATCCTGAAGGCGCCGTTCCCCGTGACCGACTACCTGTCGACATTGCGCGTGATTCCCATCGACGGTGGCAAATCGTCGCGCGTGGAGTGGTCGGGAGAATTCACGCCGAACGGCGTGAGCGACCAGGAGGCCACCGCGATCTTCCAGAAGATCTACGAGGATGGCCTGAAGGCGCTGGCGGACGGCCTGGCCCGCTAGCCCCATCGCCGGCCGACGGCAGCATCGCTGCTGTCGGCTGCCGCCGTTACTGCGTCATCGGCTTGGTCATCTGCTTCTTCTGGGGCTTTTGCTTCTTGGCCGCCTTCGACTTGTCATCGACGAGCGCGCTGCCGGTGCTCGACCGTGCGCCCTGCGTGTACGGGTCGAACTTGTCGCCCGCGCGATTGGCGTCGGGCGTGTAGCCGTCCCGGTTGCTGATGCGCTGCGGATCCGAGCCGCCCGTGCTGCTGTCGGAGCGGTTGTAGCGGTCGTGGGGCGTGCCCGCGAGGGCGGTGCCCGCGGCACCCGCGGTGAGGGCGGCGACCGCCGCCAGCGTGATGAAAGTTTTCATTTGTGACTCCTGCCGGTTTGGGTGGATGCACCGCCCGGGCGATGGCCCGTTTGGCGCGAGGTGGGAATCCGTACGAAAAAGCATGAAGGTTCAGGACGCCGCGGGCAGGGCCGGCGCCGCTGTCCGGTGCAGCAGTACCGGGATGGACTTCGACGTGGGCGTATTGCAGACGTCGGCGACGCTGTCGAGCGGGACCAGCGGATTCGTCTCTGGATAGTAGGCGCCAATGCAGCCGCGTGGAATGTTGTACTCCACCAGCAGGAAGCCAGGCGCGCGCCGTTCCACGTCGTCATCCCATACCGTCGTGATATCGACCCATTCTCCGGCCCGCAGGCCGAGCATGGCCAGGTCGTCACGGTGGATGAACACGACTCGGCGCTGGCCGAAGACGCCACGGTAGCGGTCGTCGAGCGCATAGATCGTGGTGTTGTACTGGTCGTGGGAGCGCGTGGTCATCAGCACCATCACGCGTTCACCAAAGCGGGCCTGCGCGCGGCGGATCGGCGTATCGACCACCAGCGGGTTGACGAGGAACTCGGCCTTGCCCGACGCGGTATCCCATTCCCGCTCGCGCGCCGCCACGCGCATATGGAACCCACCCGGATGGGCGACGCGCTCGTTGTACTGCTCGAAGCCATCGACCACCGCCTCGATCTTGTCGCGAATGCGGCTGTAGTCCTGCGCGTACCAGCGCCATGGAATCTTGTCTTCGCCAAGCGTCGCGCTGGCCATATTGGCCACGATCGCGGTCTCCGACATCAGCATCGGCGTCGCTGGCTGCTTCATGCCGTACGAGATATGCACCATCGCCACCGAATCCTCGACCGTCACGCCCTGCGCGACGCCGTTCTGCATGTCGATCTCCGTGCGGCCGAGCGTGGGCAGGATCAGGGCCGCCTTGCCGTGGATCAGGTGGCTGCGGTTGAGCTTGGTCGCGATATGCACGGTCAGGTCGCACGATCGGAGGGCATCCCACGTGATCTCCGAATCGGGCGTGGCCATCGCGAAGTTGCCGCCGAGCGCGATGAATACCTTGACCTTGCCTTCGCGCATCGCTTCGATGCTCTCGACCACGTCATAGCCGTGCTCGCGCGGCGGCTCGAAGTCGAACACGCTGCCCAGCCGGTCCAGAAAGGCCTGCGTCGGCTTCTCCTCGATGCCGACCGTGCGGTTGCCCTGCACGTTCGAATGCCCACGAATGGGGCATAGTCCCGCGCCTTCGCGGCCGATATTGCCGCGCATCATCATCAGGTTCGACAGCAGCTGGATGGTCTGCACCGAATGCTTGTGCTGGGTCAGGCCCATGCCCCAGGTGCAGATCACGCGCTTGCCGCGCGCGTAGATGAGCGCCAGGCCCTCGATGTCCTCGCGCGCCACGCCGGACTCGGTCTCGATGGTTTCCCACGTTTCCCTGCGCAGGTCGTCGGCAAACGATTCGAAACCGTGGGTATGCGTCGCAATGAATTCGACATCCAGCACGCGCTCGGCATTCGCCGCGACGGCTTCGTCGTCGAGTTCCAGCACGCGCTTGGCCACGCCCTTGATCAGTGCAAAGTCGCCGCCGAGCTTCGGCTGGACGAAGACGGAGCAGATATTGGTGCTGGACAGCGTCAGCATCTCCACCGGGCTCTGCGGGTTCGT contains:
- a CDS encoding FdhF/YdeP family oxidoreductase; the encoded protein is MSQEKPRIAPYTHAAAGWGAIKYVALSLLRERVNGLNYRALFYQNQPHGFDCPGCAWPDREHASTFEFCENGVKAVAAETTSKRVTREFLAANTVEALMKQSDFELEQHGRLSEPMAYDPMTDTYRPIAWQAAFDLIAAHLRALPSPDEAAFYTSGRASNEAAFLYQLFARAYGTNNFPDCSNMCHEATSRGLPFSVGVGKGTVTLRDFESADTLLLFGQNPATNHPRMLGELRECAKRGATLVSINPLRERGLERFTNPQSPVEMLTLSSTNICSVFVQPKLGGDFALIKGVAKRVLELDDEAVAANAERVLDVEFIATHTHGFESFADDLRRETWETIETESGVAREDIEGLALIYARGKRVICTWGMGLTQHKHSVQTIQLLSNLMMMRGNIGREGAGLCPIRGHSNVQGNRTVGIEEKPTQAFLDRLGSVFDFEPPREHGYDVVESIEAMREGKVKVFIALGGNFAMATPDSEITWDALRSCDLTVHIATKLNRSHLIHGKAALILPTLGRTEIDMQNGVAQGVTVEDSVAMVHISYGMKQPATPMLMSETAIVANMASATLGEDKIPWRWYAQDYSRIRDKIEAVVDGFEQYNERVAHPGGFHMRVAAREREWDTASGKAEFLVNPLVVDTPIRRAQARFGERVMVLMTTRSHDQYNTTIYALDDRYRGVFGQRRVVFIHRDDLAMLGLRAGEWVDITTVWDDDVERRAPGFLLVEYNIPRGCIGAYYPETNPLVPLDSVADVCNTPTSKSIPVLLHRTAAPALPAAS
- a CDS encoding aldo/keto reductase, producing MSIRDTLPNGPLGFGAAPLGNMFRQIPDAEAEATVDAAWDLGTRYFDSAPFYGAGLSEIRLGKVLSKHKRDDYVLSTKVGRLILDEIETGKREFGEKGGLFEHGRPNKIVYDYTERGAMQSIEDSLKRMGVDRLDYVWIHDIAKDFHGDAWLQQFETARTGAFRALSRLQEQGVIKAWGLGVNRVEPCELAVDLDEHCPTALLVAGRYSLLDHASALQRLMPLCEKKHVEVVVGGPYSSGVLAGGTHFEYQKASPEILAKVERIRALADKHKVPIKAAALQFSLAHPASVAVIPGASKPERIAEDHAALKASIPAEFWRDLRAQGLVSPEAPLPTDR
- a CDS encoding SRPBCC family protein, which gives rise to MATASTSIEVAVAPDTVWNLIGGFDSLPDWLPYIPKSELSEGGRVRHLANPNGEAIVERLMAFDQNQRSYSYAILKAPFPVTDYLSTLRVIPIDGGKSSRVEWSGEFTPNGVSDQEATAIFQKIYEDGLKALADGLAR